One genomic segment of Pandoraea sputorum includes these proteins:
- a CDS encoding sigma-70 family RNA polymerase sigma factor, with the protein MPANSYLDHSYLAELRRDLLRFAKLQLRDEHLAEDAVQEALTAACSPSNEFSGRSQHKTWVFAILRNKLTDTMRARRRTINASSLEDDADENSVFDRELFDERGHWNDHARPRPWHHPETLVARQQFWALFDGCLNTLPESTGRVFSMRELLDMDIAEICRELDLDANHCSVLLYRARTRLRTCLSAKGLEVTDALG; encoded by the coding sequence ATTCCCGCGAATTCGTATCTCGACCACTCGTATCTCGCGGAACTGCGTCGCGATCTGCTGCGCTTTGCCAAGTTGCAATTGCGCGACGAACATCTGGCAGAAGACGCCGTTCAGGAAGCGCTGACGGCGGCTTGCTCGCCATCGAACGAATTCTCGGGGCGCTCCCAACACAAGACGTGGGTCTTCGCGATTCTGCGCAACAAGCTGACCGATACCATGCGAGCGCGACGCCGCACGATCAACGCTTCGTCTCTCGAAGACGACGCCGATGAGAACTCCGTGTTCGATCGCGAGCTTTTCGACGAGCGCGGCCATTGGAACGATCATGCGCGCCCACGCCCCTGGCATCACCCCGAGACGCTGGTAGCCAGGCAACAGTTCTGGGCGTTGTTCGACGGTTGCCTGAACACCCTGCCCGAATCCACCGGTCGCGTGTTTTCCATGCGCGAATTGCTCGACATGGACATCGCCGAAATCTGCCGGGAACTTGACCTCGATGCCAATCATTGCAGCGTATTGCTGTACCGCGCGCGCACTCGCCTGCGCACTTGCCTTTCGGCCAAAGGACTGGAAGTCACCGATGCCCTTGGGTAA
- the pnp gene encoding polyribonucleotide nucleotidyltransferase: MQMFNKVVKSFQWGQNTVRMETGEIARQASGAVLVDMDDTVVLATVVGAKKAKAGQDFFPLTVDYLEKTYAAGKIPGGFFKREGRPSENETLTSRLIDRPIRPLFPEGFYNEVQVVVQVVSLNPEVPADIPALIGASAALAISGLPFNGPVGAARVAYVDSQYVLNPSREQIAKSKLDLVVAGTEQAVLMVESEAQELPEDVMLGAVVFGHEQMQTAINAIHELVRDGGKAEWEWAPAAKNDALISQVGELAEGQLRAAYQTREKQARTQQLRAVSTDVIAKLAEAAAAKGEAAPDDIEVGNILFDLEAKIVRSQILAGEPRIDGRDTRTVRPISIRTGVLPRAHGSALFTRGETQALVVATLGTKSDEQIIDALQGEYRDRFMLHYNFPPFSTGETGRVGSPKRREIGHGRLAKRALVACLPGADDFGYTVRVVSEITESNGSSSMASVCGGSLAMMDAGVPMTSPVAGIAMGLILEGNKFAVLTDILGDEDHLGDMDFKVAGTSNGVTALQMDIKIQGITKEIMQVALAQAKEGRLHILGKMTEAQSGVRTELSEFAPRMVTIKINPEKIRDVIGKGGSVIRALTEETGTSIDISDDGVVTIASPSAEGIAEAKRRIELITVEVEVGQVYDGTVLKLLEFGAIVSVLPGKDGLLHISEIANERIKDINEYVKEGQAVRVKVIQQDDKGRLRLSHKALTEEEKQGGALLVKREGDAQ; the protein is encoded by the coding sequence GTGCAAATGTTCAATAAAGTCGTCAAGTCTTTCCAATGGGGACAAAACACGGTTCGCATGGAAACCGGTGAGATCGCTCGCCAGGCATCCGGTGCTGTGCTCGTCGACATGGACGATACCGTCGTGCTCGCCACGGTCGTGGGTGCGAAGAAGGCCAAGGCTGGCCAGGATTTCTTCCCGCTGACGGTCGACTACCTTGAAAAGACTTACGCCGCCGGCAAGATCCCGGGTGGCTTCTTCAAGCGTGAAGGCCGTCCGTCGGAAAACGAAACGCTGACGTCGCGCCTGATCGACCGTCCGATCCGCCCGCTGTTCCCGGAAGGCTTCTACAACGAAGTCCAGGTGGTGGTGCAGGTCGTCTCGCTGAACCCGGAAGTCCCGGCCGATATCCCGGCCCTGATCGGTGCTTCGGCCGCGCTGGCCATCTCGGGTCTGCCGTTCAACGGCCCGGTCGGCGCCGCCCGCGTTGCCTACGTCGACAGCCAGTACGTGCTCAACCCGTCGCGCGAGCAGATCGCCAAGTCGAAGCTCGACCTGGTCGTCGCCGGTACGGAGCAAGCTGTGCTGATGGTGGAATCGGAAGCACAAGAGCTGCCGGAAGACGTGATGCTGGGCGCAGTCGTGTTCGGTCACGAGCAAATGCAAACGGCCATCAACGCGATTCACGAACTCGTGCGCGACGGTGGCAAGGCTGAGTGGGAATGGGCCCCGGCTGCCAAGAACGACGCACTGATCTCGCAAGTGGGCGAGTTGGCCGAAGGTCAACTGCGCGCTGCATACCAGACGCGTGAAAAGCAAGCGCGTACGCAACAACTGCGCGCTGTGAGCACCGACGTGATCGCCAAGCTGGCCGAAGCCGCAGCGGCTAAGGGCGAAGCTGCACCGGACGACATCGAAGTCGGCAACATCCTGTTCGATCTGGAAGCCAAGATCGTCCGTAGCCAGATCCTGGCGGGTGAGCCGCGTATCGACGGCCGCGACACGCGCACCGTGCGCCCGATCTCGATCCGCACCGGCGTGCTGCCGCGTGCCCACGGTTCGGCGCTGTTCACGCGTGGCGAAACGCAGGCACTCGTGGTGGCCACGCTGGGCACCAAGAGCGATGAGCAGATCATCGACGCGCTGCAAGGCGAGTACCGCGATCGCTTCATGCTGCACTACAACTTCCCGCCGTTCTCGACGGGCGAAACGGGGCGCGTGGGTTCGCCCAAGCGTCGCGAAATCGGTCACGGCCGTCTGGCCAAGCGCGCGCTGGTCGCGTGTCTGCCGGGTGCCGACGATTTCGGTTACACCGTGCGTGTTGTGTCGGAAATCACCGAGTCGAACGGTTCGTCGTCGATGGCATCGGTCTGCGGCGGTAGCCTCGCCATGATGGACGCCGGTGTGCCGATGACCTCGCCGGTCGCCGGTATCGCCATGGGTCTGATCCTTGAAGGCAACAAGTTTGCCGTGCTGACCGACATCCTCGGCGATGAAGATCACCTGGGCGACATGGACTTCAAGGTGGCCGGTACGTCGAATGGCGTGACCGCACTGCAGATGGACATCAAGATCCAGGGCATCACGAAGGAAATCATGCAGGTCGCGCTGGCGCAAGCCAAGGAAGGCCGTCTGCATATCCTGGGCAAGATGACGGAAGCCCAGTCTGGCGTGCGTACGGAGCTGTCGGAATTCGCACCGCGTATGGTCACCATCAAGATCAATCCGGAAAAGATCCGTGACGTGATCGGTAAGGGTGGTTCGGTGATCCGCGCGTTGACGGAAGAGACTGGTACGAGCATCGACATTTCGGACGACGGCGTGGTGACTATCGCTAGCCCGAGCGCCGAAGGTATTGCCGAAGCGAAGCGTCGGATCGAATTGATCACGGTGGAAGTCGAGGTCGGTCAGGTCTACGACGGTACCGTGCTCAAGCTGCTCGAGTTCGGCGCCATCGTCTCGGTGCTGCCGGGTAAGGACGGTCTGCTGCACATCTCGGAAATTGCCAACGAGCGCATCAAGGACATCAACGAGTACGTCAAGGAAGGTCAGGCCGTGCGCGTGAAGGTGATCCAGCAAGACGACAAGGGTCGTCTGCGTCTGTCGCACAAGGCACTGACCGAAGAAGAGAAGCAAGGCGGTGCACTGCTGGTCAAGCGCGAAGGCGACGCCCAGTAA
- a CDS encoding zf-HC2 domain-containing protein codes for MPLGNCANVTRSLSDQLDQPLTTLESARVHAHLLMCAGCRAYASQIATLRALSRRVAGYADVAATPSDD; via the coding sequence ATGCCCTTGGGTAACTGCGCCAATGTCACACGCTCGCTCTCCGACCAACTCGACCAGCCGTTGACCACGCTCGAGAGCGCTCGTGTTCATGCGCATCTGCTGATGTGCGCGGGGTGCCGCGCGTACGCATCGCAAATCGCCACGCTGCGCGCCCTATCGCGCCGCGTTGCCGGTTACGCCGACGTCGCCGCAACGCCCAGCGATGATTGA
- the gudD gene encoding glucarate dehydratase, translating to MSRTPIVTELRVVPVAGRDSMLLNLSGAHGPFFTRNLVILTDSAGHTGVGEVPGGESIRKTLEDARPYVVGQSVANVQAILGQTRRVFADRDAGGRGLQTFDLRTTIHAVTALEAALLDLLGQHLEVPVAALLGEGQQRSEVAMLGYLFFIGDRNSTDLAYADNRGARDDWERVRTEVAMTPEAVVRLAEAAHARYGFQDFKLKGGVLEGDAEIEAVTALAKRFPQARVTLDPNGAWSLAEAVRLCRDQHGVLAYAEDPCGAENGYSGREVMAEFRRATGLPTATNMIATDWRQMGHAIQLQSVDIPLADPHFWTMQGSVRVAQMCHEWGLTWGSHSNNHFDVSLAMFTHVAAAAPGKITAIDTHWIWQDGQYLTRNPLQIVGGNVQVPTVPGLGVTLDMDAVEAAHALYLEHGLGARDDSVAMQYLVPDWKFDPKRPCLVR from the coding sequence ATGAGCCGAACCCCCATCGTCACCGAATTGCGCGTTGTTCCCGTCGCCGGCCGCGACAGCATGCTGCTGAATCTCAGCGGCGCACACGGGCCGTTCTTCACCCGCAACCTCGTCATCCTGACGGACAGCGCCGGGCATACCGGTGTTGGCGAAGTGCCCGGCGGTGAGTCGATTCGCAAGACGCTGGAGGACGCCCGCCCCTACGTCGTCGGACAATCCGTCGCCAACGTTCAGGCGATTCTCGGCCAGACGCGTCGCGTCTTCGCCGACCGCGATGCGGGTGGACGTGGCCTGCAAACCTTCGATCTGCGTACGACGATCCACGCTGTTACCGCGCTCGAAGCTGCGTTGCTGGACTTGCTCGGCCAGCACCTGGAAGTCCCTGTTGCCGCCCTCCTGGGCGAAGGACAGCAGCGCAGTGAAGTCGCGATGCTCGGATATCTGTTCTTCATCGGCGACCGCAATAGCACCGATCTGGCCTATGCCGACAATCGTGGCGCGCGCGACGACTGGGAGCGCGTGCGCACGGAAGTCGCTATGACACCCGAGGCCGTCGTCAGACTGGCAGAGGCAGCACATGCGCGTTACGGCTTCCAGGACTTCAAGCTCAAAGGCGGTGTACTGGAGGGCGACGCGGAAATCGAAGCCGTCACCGCCCTTGCGAAACGCTTCCCGCAGGCACGCGTGACGCTCGATCCGAATGGTGCATGGTCGCTGGCCGAGGCCGTTCGTCTGTGCCGCGATCAGCACGGCGTGCTGGCATATGCAGAAGATCCGTGCGGTGCGGAAAACGGCTACTCAGGTCGTGAAGTGATGGCGGAATTCCGACGCGCGACAGGGTTGCCGACGGCCACCAACATGATCGCGACGGATTGGCGTCAGATGGGCCACGCGATTCAGTTGCAGTCCGTGGACATTCCGCTCGCCGATCCGCATTTCTGGACGATGCAAGGCTCGGTCCGCGTCGCGCAGATGTGCCACGAGTGGGGACTGACGTGGGGTTCGCACTCGAATAACCACTTCGATGTGTCGCTTGCGATGTTCACCCACGTGGCGGCCGCCGCGCCCGGCAAGATCACCGCCATCGATACCCACTGGATCTGGCAGGACGGTCAATACCTGACGCGCAACCCGCTGCAAATCGTCGGCGGTAACGTTCAGGTGCCGACCGTTCCCGGACTCGGGGTGACGCTGGACATGGATGCCGTCGAGGCAGCCCACGCGCTGTACCTCGAACACGGTCTTGGCGCGCGCGACGACAGCGTTGCTATGCAATATCTTGTGCCGGATTGGAAATTCGATCCGAAACGCCCTTGCCTGGTGCGCTGA
- a CDS encoding MATE family efflux transporter, with protein MWQDIKRIAALAWPVLVGQLAVIAFGVMDTAMVGRASAFDLASLALGGSIYITVYVGLMGILVALSPIAAQLYGAGERIAIGEEVRQTFWLALFLAVPGFLVLSHPQFILRLSEATPELEARATAYLHILAYGLPAAMLFRVYSSLSTAVAQPRIVMMIQVTGLALKVPLNLALIYGVDRLGIPALGSTGCAIATTAINWVSCSLGLLLMARHPKLREFGVFTKFCWPQWRAIRALLKLGVPMGLSYLIEVTAYSFMAIFIARLGDVTLAGHQIAANLGALMYMLPMSIGIATATLTAQAIGSRDYKAAQLVGRRGVELAGTLGLLVALLMWLGRPLVLAAYTSDPLVAAVTAPLLTIVAFYHIFDALQVNAVFVLRAWKVAVVPTVIYALSLWGVGLGGGYVLGFDVGGLSPAWLHGATGFWAANSASVAVAAIGLLMYLRWVVHVKGSATPVVNAQA; from the coding sequence ATGTGGCAAGACATCAAACGCATTGCCGCGCTGGCATGGCCAGTGCTGGTCGGCCAGTTGGCGGTCATCGCCTTCGGGGTGATGGACACCGCCATGGTCGGTCGCGCCTCGGCCTTCGACCTCGCGTCGCTCGCACTCGGCGGCTCGATCTACATCACCGTGTACGTCGGCCTGATGGGCATTCTCGTCGCCCTCTCGCCCATCGCCGCACAGCTTTACGGCGCGGGTGAGCGCATCGCCATTGGCGAGGAAGTGCGTCAAACGTTCTGGCTCGCCCTGTTCCTCGCCGTGCCCGGCTTCCTCGTGCTGTCGCATCCGCAATTCATCCTGCGACTCTCCGAAGCGACGCCCGAACTTGAAGCACGCGCGACCGCCTATCTGCATATCCTTGCGTATGGCTTACCTGCAGCCATGCTGTTCCGCGTGTACTCGTCGCTATCGACGGCCGTGGCGCAACCGCGCATCGTCATGATGATTCAGGTGACGGGACTGGCGCTGAAGGTGCCGCTCAATCTCGCGCTGATCTACGGCGTGGATCGGCTGGGTATCCCGGCGCTGGGCAGTACCGGCTGTGCCATCGCCACGACCGCCATCAACTGGGTCTCCTGCAGCCTCGGACTTCTCCTGATGGCGCGGCATCCGAAGCTGCGCGAATTTGGCGTCTTCACGAAGTTCTGCTGGCCGCAGTGGCGCGCGATTCGCGCACTGCTCAAACTCGGCGTGCCGATGGGCTTGAGTTACCTCATCGAAGTCACGGCCTACTCGTTCATGGCGATCTTCATTGCCCGTCTGGGCGACGTGACGCTTGCGGGCCATCAGATCGCCGCCAACCTCGGCGCGCTCATGTACATGCTGCCGATGTCGATCGGCATCGCAACGGCAACGCTCACCGCGCAAGCGATCGGCTCACGCGACTACAAGGCGGCACAACTCGTCGGGCGGCGTGGCGTCGAACTGGCCGGGACGTTGGGATTGCTCGTAGCCCTGCTGATGTGGCTCGGCCGACCGCTGGTGCTCGCCGCCTACACGTCGGACCCACTGGTCGCCGCCGTGACCGCGCCGCTGCTGACCATCGTCGCCTTCTATCACATCTTCGACGCCCTTCAGGTGAACGCCGTCTTCGTCTTGCGGGCGTGGAAAGTTGCGGTCGTACCGACAGTCATTTACGCCCTGTCCCTATGGGGTGTGGGATTGGGCGGCGGATACGTGCTCGGCTTCGACGTCGGTGGTCTCTCGCCCGCCTGGCTTCACGGGGCCACCGGCTTCTGGGCCGCCAACAGCGCGAGCGTTGCAGTCGCCGCCATCGGATTGCTGATGTATCTGCGTTGGGTCGTGCATGTCAAAGGCTCGGCGACGCCCGTGGTGAACGCGCAGGCCTGA
- the rpsO gene encoding 30S ribosomal protein S15, translated as MSNADIKKSDVVAQFARAANDTGSPEVQVALLTTRINELTPHFKAHMKDHHSRRGLLRMVSRRRKLLDYLKGKDADRYRALIEKLGLRK; from the coding sequence ATGTCGAACGCAGATATCAAGAAGTCGGACGTCGTGGCGCAATTCGCCCGCGCCGCCAATGACACTGGCTCCCCCGAAGTTCAGGTTGCGCTGCTGACCACGCGCATCAACGAACTGACCCCGCACTTCAAGGCACACATGAAGGATCACCACAGCCGCCGCGGTCTGCTGCGCATGGTGAGCCGTCGTCGTAAGCTGCTCGACTACCTCAAGGGCAAGGATGCAGACCGCTACCGCGCCCTGATCGAGAAGCTGGGCCTGCGTAAGTAA
- a CDS encoding DUF417 family protein codes for MTCPTAARLERLAYYFALYSVVGIFIGYGFHKFTEREAAVIFPLVSQHPLLGWLYLGLSAQTVSNLVGCFELASALAMAHAGNRRVRLAGSLGVALTLIVTVSFLATTPDLRGGTFGFLIKDLTLLSVALLVAARTFAQGREQNIYSRYPSALK; via the coding sequence ATGACATGCCCTACCGCGGCTCGGCTGGAGCGCCTTGCTTACTACTTCGCCCTCTACAGCGTGGTCGGCATCTTCATCGGCTACGGCTTTCATAAGTTCACCGAACGCGAGGCCGCTGTCATTTTCCCGCTAGTCAGCCAACATCCGCTGCTGGGCTGGCTCTACCTGGGTCTGAGCGCGCAGACGGTATCCAACCTCGTCGGTTGCTTCGAACTCGCCTCGGCGCTGGCCATGGCGCACGCAGGTAACCGGCGCGTGCGTCTGGCAGGCAGTCTGGGGGTGGCGCTCACCCTAATCGTGACTGTCTCGTTCCTTGCGACGACACCGGACCTGCGCGGCGGCACCTTCGGTTTTCTGATCAAAGATCTGACGCTGCTGAGTGTCGCCCTGCTGGTCGCAGCACGCACGTTCGCGCAAGGCCGCGAGCAGAACATCTACAGCCGGTACCCTTCGGCACTGAAATAG
- a CDS encoding 2-isopropylmalate synthase, translated as MADKLIIFDTTLRDGEQSPGASMTRDEKIRIARQLERLRVDVIEAGFAASSNGDFEAIQAIAGIVKDSTVCSLARANDRDIARAAEALKGANSSRIHTFIATSPLHMEKKLRMSPDQVFEQAKLAVRYARQFTDNIEFSPEDGSRSDLDFLCRVLEAVINEGATTINVADTVGYGVPELYGQLVRTLRERMPNSDKAVWSVHCHNDLGMAVANSLAGVQLGGARQIECTINGLGERAGNTSLEEVVMALKTRKDYFGLELGIDTTQIVPASKLVSQITGFNVQPNKAVVGANAFAHASGIHQDGVLKARDTYEIMRAEDVGWTANKIVLGKLSGRNAFKQRLQELGIEMESEQDVNAAFSRFKELADQKSEIFDEDILAIVSNEAQAEGNEHFYLVSMAQHSETGERPSARVVFTAQGKELVGESDGNGPVDAVLNAIESQVKSGAEQLLYSVNAITTGTQSQGEVTVRLSKAGRIVNGVGTDPDIVAASAKAYLSALNKLYSKAEKLNPQLTP; from the coding sequence ATGGCCGACAAGCTGATCATTTTCGATACGACCTTGCGCGACGGTGAGCAGTCGCCGGGTGCGTCGATGACCCGCGACGAGAAGATCCGCATCGCCCGTCAACTGGAGCGACTTCGCGTGGATGTCATCGAAGCCGGTTTCGCGGCCAGCTCGAACGGCGATTTCGAGGCGATTCAGGCGATCGCCGGCATCGTGAAGGACAGCACGGTCTGCTCGCTCGCACGCGCCAACGACCGTGATATCGCGCGGGCCGCCGAGGCGCTCAAAGGCGCGAATTCGTCGCGTATTCATACGTTCATCGCCACGTCGCCGCTGCACATGGAGAAGAAGCTGCGCATGAGCCCGGACCAGGTGTTCGAGCAGGCAAAGCTTGCCGTGCGTTACGCGCGCCAATTCACCGACAACATCGAATTCTCGCCGGAAGACGGCAGCCGCTCGGATCTGGACTTCCTGTGCCGCGTGCTCGAAGCCGTGATCAACGAAGGTGCAACGACCATCAACGTGGCAGACACCGTCGGCTACGGCGTGCCGGAACTCTACGGCCAACTCGTGCGCACGTTGCGTGAGCGCATGCCGAATTCGGACAAGGCGGTCTGGTCGGTGCACTGCCACAACGACCTGGGCATGGCCGTGGCGAACTCGCTGGCTGGCGTGCAACTGGGTGGCGCGCGTCAGATCGAGTGCACGATCAACGGCTTGGGCGAGCGGGCAGGCAATACGTCGCTCGAAGAAGTCGTGATGGCGCTCAAGACCCGCAAGGATTATTTCGGTCTGGAACTCGGCATCGACACGACGCAGATCGTGCCGGCCTCGAAGCTCGTTTCGCAGATCACCGGCTTTAATGTGCAGCCGAACAAGGCCGTTGTGGGCGCCAATGCGTTCGCGCACGCGTCGGGCATCCACCAGGATGGCGTGCTCAAGGCGCGCGATACGTACGAAATCATGCGTGCGGAAGACGTGGGCTGGACGGCGAACAAGATCGTGCTGGGTAAGCTCTCGGGCCGTAACGCGTTCAAGCAGCGTTTGCAAGAACTGGGCATCGAGATGGAGTCGGAGCAGGACGTGAATGCCGCCTTCTCCCGCTTCAAGGAACTCGCCGACCAGAAGTCGGAAATCTTCGACGAGGACATTCTCGCGATCGTCTCGAACGAAGCGCAGGCCGAAGGCAACGAGCACTTCTACCTCGTGTCGATGGCGCAGCACTCCGAGACCGGTGAGCGTCCGAGCGCACGCGTGGTGTTCACAGCGCAGGGCAAGGAACTTGTGGGTGAGTCCGACGGCAACGGGCCGGTCGACGCCGTGCTCAATGCCATCGAATCGCAGGTGAAGAGCGGTGCGGAGCAACTGCTGTACTCGGTCAACGCCATCACGACCGGCACGCAGTCGCAAGGGGAAGTGACGGTGCGTCTGTCGAAGGCGGGCCGTATCGTGAACGGGGTCGGTACGGACCCGGACATCGTTGCTGCGTCGGCCAAGGCCTATCTGTCGGCGCTCAACAAGTTGTACTCGAAGGCTGAGAAACTGAATCCGCAGCTCACGCCGTAA
- a CDS encoding DUF4148 domain-containing protein has protein sequence MKTSILSAAALSIVSVSTVAFASPQSGLTREQVVAELKALQAVGYHSGTDHTRYPANLLAANAELAKREQAPTQTATGVATGDAMPASASGMKSGMKRAAYGDASLHERIYRGQ, from the coding sequence ATGAAGACGTCCATTCTCTCGGCTGCCGCACTTTCCATCGTCAGCGTTTCGACCGTCGCCTTTGCCTCCCCGCAGAGCGGGCTGACGCGCGAACAGGTCGTCGCCGAACTCAAGGCACTGCAAGCGGTCGGCTATCACAGCGGTACCGACCATACCCGATATCCCGCCAACCTTCTGGCGGCAAACGCGGAGCTGGCAAAGCGCGAACAGGCGCCCACGCAAACCGCAACTGGCGTTGCCACCGGCGACGCCATGCCTGCATCTGCCTCGGGTATGAAGTCAGGTATGAAGCGCGCAGCCTACGGTGACGCATCGCTGCACGAGCGCATCTATCGCGGTCAGTAA
- the lysM gene encoding peptidoglycan-binding protein LysM → MGILDFVKEAGQALLGNAHAADAPPPAPGPDADAANRAAGEAIENYIRSQGLDATGLDAEFDGATRTVKVYGVAADQATKEKILLCCGNVKGVAKVDDQMSVSTASAEATYYTVKSGDTLSAISKSVYGDANKYNGIFEANKPMLSSPDKIYPGQVLRIPPL, encoded by the coding sequence ATGGGCATACTCGATTTCGTGAAGGAAGCCGGTCAGGCACTGCTTGGTAACGCACATGCGGCAGACGCGCCGCCGCCCGCCCCGGGGCCCGATGCGGATGCGGCCAACCGCGCCGCCGGCGAAGCCATCGAAAACTACATCAGATCGCAAGGATTGGATGCGACCGGTCTCGACGCAGAATTCGACGGCGCAACCCGCACCGTCAAGGTCTACGGCGTAGCCGCCGATCAGGCGACCAAGGAGAAGATTCTCCTGTGCTGCGGCAACGTGAAGGGGGTTGCCAAGGTGGACGACCAGATGTCGGTATCGACGGCGTCGGCCGAAGCCACGTACTACACGGTGAAATCGGGTGACACGCTGTCGGCCATCTCCAAGTCGGTTTATGGCGACGCCAACAAGTACAACGGCATCTTCGAAGCGAACAAGCCGATGCTCTCCAGCCCGGACAAGATTTATCCGGGGCAGGTGCTGCGGATTCCGCCGCTCTGA
- a CDS encoding branched-chain amino acid ABC transporter substrate-binding protein, translated as MKSHVLLARVCAVLCTLGLLAATGVADAAPPIRLALIEGMSGPFGNAGAMVERNLRFAIDRVNARGGVKLRDGAHPLELTVFDSKGAVEDSLVQLKAAGDLGIPFVLQGNSSAVASALIDAINKRNAREPGQRMLFFNYSAVDTALTNEQCSFWHFAFDANAAMRMQALTEAIKQDDSIQKVYLLNQDYSFGRQVATLARQMIGAKRPDVQIVGEQFSPVGRVKDFTPYLARIRAAGADTVVTGSWGNDLTLLVKAAREQGMELKFYTFYGNALGAPAALGDAGVGRVYAVAEWHPNVGGEASDAYYKAFRARYPEARDDYPLLRMSVMVDMIAAALEQAGTTDVTTVARALENRRVREAPADAWMRANDHQMIEPLYVSVMRRAGEPGVKFDNEGSGYGFRTVMELPMNKVALPSTCRMARQR; from the coding sequence ATGAAATCTCACGTATTGCTGGCGCGTGTTTGCGCGGTGCTGTGCACTTTGGGTCTGCTGGCCGCCACCGGTGTGGCCGATGCCGCGCCGCCGATTCGGCTTGCCCTCATCGAGGGGATGAGCGGGCCTTTCGGCAATGCGGGGGCGATGGTCGAGCGAAATCTGCGTTTCGCGATCGATCGCGTGAACGCACGTGGCGGTGTGAAGTTGCGCGACGGCGCACATCCGCTCGAATTGACAGTGTTCGATAGCAAGGGCGCCGTCGAAGACAGTCTCGTGCAGCTCAAGGCTGCCGGGGATCTCGGTATTCCGTTCGTCCTGCAGGGCAACAGTTCTGCGGTGGCGTCGGCACTGATCGACGCCATCAACAAGCGCAATGCGCGTGAGCCAGGCCAGCGCATGCTGTTCTTCAACTACTCCGCTGTCGATACGGCGCTGACCAACGAGCAGTGCAGCTTCTGGCATTTCGCATTCGACGCCAACGCCGCGATGCGCATGCAGGCGCTTACCGAAGCCATCAAGCAGGACGACAGCATTCAGAAGGTCTATCTGCTCAATCAGGACTACAGCTTCGGGCGTCAGGTCGCCACACTGGCTCGCCAGATGATCGGTGCCAAGCGCCCCGACGTTCAGATTGTGGGCGAACAGTTCAGCCCGGTAGGCCGTGTGAAGGACTTCACGCCGTATCTCGCGCGTATTCGCGCGGCCGGGGCCGATACCGTGGTCACGGGCAGCTGGGGTAACGACCTGACGCTGCTCGTCAAGGCTGCGCGAGAGCAGGGCATGGAGCTCAAGTTCTACACGTTCTACGGCAACGCGCTCGGTGCCCCGGCGGCGCTGGGCGATGCCGGAGTCGGACGCGTGTACGCGGTGGCTGAGTGGCATCCGAATGTCGGGGGCGAAGCGTCGGACGCGTACTACAAGGCGTTTCGTGCGCGCTATCCGGAGGCGCGCGACGACTATCCATTGCTGCGCATGAGCGTGATGGTCGACATGATTGCCGCAGCGCTCGAACAAGCGGGGACCACAGATGTGACGACGGTCGCGCGCGCGCTCGAAAACCGTCGCGTGCGTGAGGCGCCGGCCGACGCGTGGATGCGCGCGAACGACCATCAGATGATTGAACCGCTGTACGTCTCCGTGATGCGTCGCGCGGGCGAGCCTGGCGTGAAGTTCGATAACGAGGGCTCGGGCTACGGTTTCCGGACCGTGATGGAGCTGCCGATGAACAAGGTGGCGCTGCCGAGCACGTGTCGGATGGCGCGTCAGCGCTGA